The nucleotide sequence AGCGTAAGTCGCCCAAAGGGTGGATTAAACGATTCGCTATACACCTTATAATGGCTGCAATGGCACTATATGCACTGAACTACTCTGGTTGGCTGATCGGCACGTATATCCCTATGAATCCGACGACGATTGGTACCGTTGCAATATTGGGACTGCCTGGTGTTTTACTCATCCTTGGAATGCAGTGGATTGTTATTACATAGTGCCTAGCGCACTGAAAAAAGAGTAAGCGGTTAGCTCGTGAGTACACTCACGGGCTTTGTAGTGATAAAAAGTGTCACTGCGTGCTCGGTTTGCAGGGATGTTCTTAGAACCAGGAGATTCCATCGTTATTATCGAGTTTCGAATTCACTATGTGGTGCAGAAGGTGCAGCTACGTTCTATATGATGTACCAATTGTTTGTTTGTCGGGTTCTCTCATTGGTCATCCAGACGAGAATGCGGTGTGCTTATTCACCGCCAATACACGAAATACATATTAGAACATTGGAAATGATTTTTATCGAAAAAAGAAGCCTCAAACGTTGACTGTGACTGTGCGGGTGTGTTACATTATCACTCGTGCTCGCTTCCGTATACTAATGGCAGCAAAAACAATTCGACAAAAAATGAAAAAAGGTCTTGCATTGTTGGGCACGAACGTGATATATTAATAAAGTCGCCGTTAGCGCGGACGACACAAAACAAAAGAAACAAATTGTTCTTTGAAAACTGAATTCGAGCGAATTACGGTAATAAAAAAGTCTTACAGCGACTACGGTCGCAGTAAGCAAACCAGCAATACAGATTGAGCCATTTGGCTCTCACAATATGAAGCTTCGGCTTCTATCATGGAGAGTTTGATCCTGGCTCAGGACGAACGCTGGCGGCGTGCCTAATACATGCAAGTCGAGCGGATTTAACTGAGGAGCTTGCTCCTTAGTTAAGTTAGCGGCGGACGGGTGAGTAACACGTAGGCAACCTGCCCTTAAGACCGGGATAACATTCGGAAACGGATGCTAAAACCGGATACGCAAGTTTGTCGCATGATGGACTTGGGAAACACGGAGCAATCTGTGGTTTAAGGATGGGCCTGCGGCGCATTAGCTAGTTGGTGGGGTAACGGCTCACCAAGGCGACGATGCGTAGCCGACCTGAGAGGGTGAACGGCCACACTGGGACTGAGACACGGCCCAGACTCCTACGGGAGGCAGCAGTAGGGAATCTTCCACAATGGGCGAAAGCCTGATGGAGCAACGCCGCGTGAGTGAGGAAGGCTTTCGGGTCGTAAAGCTCTGTTGCCAGGGAAGAATAAGAGCTAGTTAACTGCTAGTTCGATGACGGTACCTGAGAAGAAAGCCCCGGCTAACTACGTGCCAGCAGCCGCGGTAATACGTAGGGGGCAAGCGTTGTCCGGAATTATTGGGCGTAAAGCGCGCGCAGGCGGCTCTTTAAGTCTGGTGTCTAAGTGCGGGGCTCAACCCCGTGATGCACTGGAAACTGGGGAGCTTGAGTACAGAAGAGGAAAGTGGAATTCCACGTGTAGCGGTGAAATGCGTAGAGATGTGGAGGAACACCAGTGGCGAAGGCGACTTTCTGGACTGTAACTGACGCTGAGGCGCGAAAGCGTGGGGAGCAAACAGGATTAGATACC is from Candidatus Cohnella colombiensis and encodes:
- a CDS encoding pro-sigmaK processing inhibitor BofA family protein, whose translation is MKVLWMIILIGSLLSLAIVMFKRKSPKGWIKRFAIHLIMAAMALYALNYSGWLIGTYIPMNPTTIGTVAILGLPGVLLILGMQWIVIT